From the genome of Pelobates fuscus isolate aPelFus1 chromosome 6, aPelFus1.pri, whole genome shotgun sequence, one region includes:
- the TMEM165 gene encoding putative divalent cation/proton antiporter TMEM165, with translation MKPAAALAVCLLCLAGLALAIQEEDGNHREPPLPQKPEPAVRAEKMPTPAIQAVNDEVSMAGNLGFIHAFVAAISVIIVSELGDKTFFIAAIMAMRYNRLTVLAGAMLALGLMTCLSVLFGYATTVIPRVYTYYVSTALFAIFGIRMLREGLKMSPDEGQEELEEVQAEIKRKDEELQRSKLLNGPGDLEAGGGPATPKKRWMQFISPIFVQAFTLTFLAEWGDRSQLTTIVLAAREDPFGVAVGGTIGHCLCTGLAVIGGRMIAQKISVRTVTIIGGIVFLAFAFSALFISPDSGF, from the exons ATGAAGCCGGCCGCCGCGCTCGCTGTGTGTCTGCTCTGCCTGGCCGGCCTGGCTCTGGCCATTCAGGAGGAGGACGGCAACCACCGGGAGCCCCCACTGCCGCAGAAACCCGAGCCAGCCGTGCGAGCAGAG AAGATGCCTACTCCTGCAATACAAGCTGTCAATGATGAGGTTTCCATGGCTGGTAACTTGGGATTCATCCATGCATTCGTGGCAGCTATATCTGTGATCATCGTTTCAGAGTTGGGAGATAAGACCTTTTTTATTGCTGCCATAATGGCTATGAGATATAACCGCCTCACCGTACTTGCAGGAGCTATGCTTGCCTTGGGTCTAATGACCTGTTTATCAG TTTTGTTTGGGTATGCAACAACTGTCATTCCAAGGGTCTATACATATTATGTGTCTACTGCGCTTTTTGCAATATTTGGTATTCGAATGCTGCGGGAGGGCTTAAAGATGAGTCCTGATGAAGGCCAGGAAGAACTTGAGGAGGTTCAAGCAGAAATCAAAAGAAAAGATGAAGAA CTTCAGAGATCTAAACTACTCAATGGACCTGGGGACTTAGAAGCTGGTGGAGGGCCTGCAACACCTAAGAAGAGATGGATGCAGTTCATATCGCCAATATTTGTTCAGGCTTTCACATTAACATTCTTAGCAGAGTGGGGTGATCGCTCTCAACTCACAACAATTGTTCTGGCAGCAAGAGAG GATCCATTTGGAGTTGCTGTTGGGGGTACGATCGGACATTGCCTTTGTACTGGTTTAGCAGTTATTGGAGGAAGAATGATAGCCCAAAAAATTTCAGTTAGAACAG tgACAATCATCGGCGGTATTGTGTTTCTGGCGTTTGCTTTTTCAGCTTTATTTATAAGCCCGGATTCTGGCTTTTAG